One Planctomycetota bacterium DNA window includes the following coding sequences:
- a CDS encoding TIGR03009 domain-containing protein, with protein MWRAGRSLLIWAFVILIAATSVVAQQPLPAQPPVGPQAGPVDPRMPQGAPLAPQQPLLPFPPLTPQEQAGVDQLLFAWEQRSGQIVTFSCDFTLFDYDANWTVPAADPNKTPRRQVDGQIKFAKPDKGAYIELPKEKEDSGECWICDGKAVFTKDFADKRIVEHRLPAEMQGKLITESPLPFVFGVEARKLKERYWVRIITPSNARNQVWVEAYPKRAADLANYRKVEVILDANDLLPSAVQVFAPTDDSPRKRVAKVYAFRNIKRNGVIDRLNEFMNAFVSPSTPLGWTRVVEEPPTAAAQAPQQLQPPNYPTAAPIANKATPQLGAPQPGVPQPAGPGAVQRR; from the coding sequence ATGTGGCGAGCTGGGCGCAGTCTGCTGATTTGGGCGTTCGTCATATTGATCGCGGCCACCTCGGTCGTGGCTCAGCAACCGCTTCCGGCCCAGCCCCCCGTTGGCCCCCAGGCTGGCCCCGTCGATCCGCGCATGCCCCAAGGCGCGCCGCTTGCGCCGCAGCAGCCGCTGCTCCCTTTCCCGCCCCTGACGCCGCAAGAGCAAGCGGGGGTGGACCAGTTGCTGTTTGCGTGGGAGCAGCGCAGCGGTCAGATCGTGACCTTTAGCTGCGACTTCACGCTGTTCGATTATGACGCTAACTGGACGGTTCCGGCGGCCGACCCCAACAAGACGCCCCGCCGACAGGTCGACGGGCAAATCAAGTTTGCCAAACCCGACAAGGGCGCGTACATCGAGTTGCCCAAAGAGAAAGAAGACTCTGGCGAATGCTGGATTTGCGACGGCAAAGCGGTGTTTACCAAAGACTTTGCCGACAAGCGGATTGTCGAACATCGCTTGCCGGCCGAGATGCAAGGCAAGCTGATCACGGAGAGCCCCTTGCCGTTCGTGTTCGGCGTCGAGGCGCGCAAGCTCAAGGAACGCTACTGGGTCCGGATCATCACCCCCTCGAATGCGCGCAATCAGGTCTGGGTCGAAGCGTATCCCAAACGAGCGGCCGACCTGGCCAACTATCGCAAGGTCGAAGTGATTCTCGATGCCAACGATTTGCTGCCATCCGCGGTACAAGTCTTCGCCCCGACCGACGACTCGCCGCGCAAGCGCGTGGCCAAGGTATACGCCTTCAGGAACATCAAGCGAAACGGTGTGATCGACCGGCTCAACGAGTTCATGAACGCCTTCGTTAGTCCCTCGACGCCGTTGGGTTGGACGCGAGTTGTCGAAGAGCCGCCGACCGCGGCGGCGCAAGCGCCCCAGCAACTGCAGCCGCCAAATTACCCAACGGCGGCTCCCATCGCCAACAAGGCCACGCCTCAACTCGGCGCGCCTCAGCCGGGCGTTCCACAGCCCGCCGGCCCCGGCGCGG
- a CDS encoding RNA polymerase subunit sigma → MSGPIVRTGASALFTENWDSVFAKKSSGKKSAGKATAAAKKTAKAAKPSGKKKAAKKKK, encoded by the coding sequence ATGTCGGGTCCGATTGTTCGCACAGGCGCCAGCGCCTTGTTCACCGAAAACTGGGATTCCGTCTTCGCCAAGAAGTCGTCGGGCAAGAAGTCGGCCGGTAAGGCCACGGCCGCCGCTAAGAAGACTGCCAAGGCAGCCAAGCCATCGGGCAAGAAGAAGGCCGCCAAGAAGAAGAAATAA
- a CDS encoding alpha/beta hydrolase yields the protein MDARRWIIALAIGLWAVAGARAETASSDSTSGPALGAAVAADELPAGSAALGELPEPIDADDALAAATPALETSAADAALSLNESAWLVNTRAIGGSCCSDQMPAWRWQRYDCGQGWRSAAWEDFQATDDPTVTTVVLIHGYRHSPENAVSEGLATWRRLRASCCSGKLRFVIWSWPTMPCNHRPVQDVAAKACRADVEARFLARFMSGINPQVRVSVIGYSLGGRVCCGALHLLAGGALNGRPIDFAAPERVAPVRAILVAAAVDEDWLMPNRRYGLATKDVERVAVLYNPHDMVLHHYRLLAHRGSVGAIGNRGVAGLSTLGEDAKKIQYRNTGGELGRRHGWSHFLASSSLMLTIRSQAMFLDLPAVTAVAMQQVSLPEASSEKPAAAP from the coding sequence ATGGATGCACGTCGCTGGATCATCGCCTTGGCGATCGGCCTGTGGGCCGTGGCCGGCGCGCGCGCCGAAACGGCGTCATCTGATTCCACCAGCGGACCAGCGCTCGGTGCCGCGGTTGCGGCCGACGAGTTGCCTGCCGGCTCTGCCGCGCTGGGCGAGTTGCCCGAGCCAATCGACGCTGACGACGCGCTAGCGGCAGCGACTCCGGCCCTTGAAACCTCGGCCGCCGATGCCGCGCTTTCGCTCAACGAGTCGGCCTGGCTGGTGAACACTCGTGCGATCGGCGGCAGTTGCTGCAGCGATCAGATGCCCGCCTGGCGCTGGCAGCGCTACGATTGCGGCCAAGGCTGGCGCTCGGCCGCGTGGGAAGATTTCCAGGCCACCGACGATCCCACCGTAACGACCGTGGTGTTGATCCACGGCTATCGCCACTCGCCCGAGAATGCCGTGAGCGAAGGGCTGGCCACTTGGCGGCGGTTGCGAGCCAGTTGCTGCTCGGGCAAGCTCCGGTTCGTGATCTGGTCGTGGCCCACCATGCCGTGCAACCATCGCCCGGTGCAAGATGTCGCCGCCAAGGCTTGCCGCGCCGATGTCGAAGCGCGGTTCCTGGCCCGGTTCATGTCGGGCATCAATCCTCAGGTCCGCGTCAGCGTGATCGGCTACAGCCTGGGGGGCCGGGTGTGCTGCGGGGCGCTCCACCTGTTGGCCGGTGGCGCGTTGAACGGCCGACCGATTGACTTTGCCGCGCCAGAGCGCGTCGCGCCGGTGCGAGCGATCCTGGTCGCTGCCGCGGTCGATGAAGATTGGCTGATGCCGAACCGGCGTTATGGCCTGGCGACGAAGGACGTCGAGCGCGTGGCCGTCCTCTATAATCCGCACGACATGGTGTTGCACCATTATCGGCTTCTGGCACATCGGGGGAGCGTGGGGGCGATTGGCAATCGGGGCGTGGCGGGGCTGTCGACGCTGGGTGAGGATGCCAAGAAGATTCAGTATCGCAACACGGGGGGGGAACTCGGCCGCCGGCACGGCTGGTCCCACTTCCTAGCCTCATCGTCGCTGATGTTGACGATTCGCAGTCAGGCGATGTTTCTTGACTTGCCTGCCGTCACGGCCGTGGCGATGCAACAAGTCAGCCTGCCTGAAGCGTCGAGCGAGAAGCCTGCCGCGGCGCCATGA